One Rosa chinensis cultivar Old Blush chromosome 5, RchiOBHm-V2, whole genome shotgun sequence genomic region harbors:
- the LOC112201649 gene encoding protein TIFY 5A — MRRNCNLELCLNTSGANSGFPLRNHHDRRAVLESSSGTPRQQQQPLTIFYDGVMCVSDVTELKARSILFLANKEMEERLKSSPSPSPSPSPCASTSEPSSPSLQSPICSPSMKKSLQTFLQKRKYRIQATSHPYNH; from the exons ATGAGGAGGAATTGCAATTTGGAGCTCTGCCTTAATACTTCCGGTGCTAATTCCGGCTTCCCTCTTCGCAACCACCACGACCGCCGTGCCGTGCTGGAATCTAGTTCTGGAACCCCGCGGCAACAGCAGCAGCCGTTGACCATCTTCTACGATGGAGTGATGTGTGTTTCTGATGTTACAGAGCTTAAG GCTAGATCAATTCTCTTTCTTGCAAACAAAGAAATGGAGGAAAGGTTGAAGTCCAGTCCAAGTCCAAGTCCAAGTCCAAGTCCATGTGCGTCGACTTCTGAACCATCTTCGCCGAGCCTCCAGTCCCCAATATGCAGCCCCTCCATGAAGAAGTCGCTACAAACGTTTTTGCAGAAGAGGAAGTACCGGATTCAAGCAACATCTCATCCTTACAATCACTAG